One Rosa chinensis cultivar Old Blush chromosome 5, RchiOBHm-V2, whole genome shotgun sequence genomic region harbors:
- the LOC112165692 gene encoding probable protein phosphatase 2C 26 isoform X2: MAVPIFRASVPKSHPLIHSLFSTSFTDETLKKRRMLVSCAPSATKPVREELSFCVGTHLIPHPSKVEKGGEDAFFVSTYNGGVIAVADGVSGWAEQKVDPSLFPKELMAYASSFVEDVEVNDNPQVLIGKAHAATSSIGSATVIVAMLERNGILKIANVGDCGLRVIREGKVYFSTSPQEHYFDCPFQLSSQAFGQTYRDAVVSSVELVEGDTIVMGSDGLFDNVFDHEIVSNLTGYKDVAEAAKALANLASNHSLDAKFDSPYIIEARARGFEAPFWKKILGMKLTGGKPDDITVVVGQVVSL, encoded by the exons ATGGCAGTTCCCATTTTCAGGGCGTCAGTTCCCAAGTCTCACCCACTCATTCACTCCCTTTTTTCTACTTCATTTACTGATGAAACTTTAAAGAAGAGAAGGATGTTAGTCTCTTGTGCTCCATCAGCAACCAAGCCAGTTCG GGAAGAGCTGTCTTTCTGTGTTGGAACCCATCTTATTCCACACCCCAGCAAG GTTGAAAAAGGAGGAGAAGATGCCTTCTTTGTGAGCACCTACAATGGGGGAGTTATTGCTGTTGCTGATGGTGTCTCTGG TTGGGCTGAACAGAAGGTGGATCCTTCATTGTTTCCTAAAGAATTGATGGCCTATGCTTCATCTTTTGTGGAAGATGTGGAG GTGAACGATAATCCTCAGGTTCTGATAGGAAAAGCACATGCTGCTACCTCCTCTATAGGTTCTGCTACCGT GATTGTTGCCATGCTCGAGAGGAATGGAATTCTGAAGATTGCCAATGTCGGGGATTGTGGACTTAGGGTTATTCGTGAAG GTAAAGTATATTTTTCTACATCACCACAGGAACATTATTTTGATTGTCCCTTCCAACTTAGTTCACAAGCTTTCGGCCAAACTTACCGTGATGCAGTG GTTAGCAGTGTTGAGTTGGTAGAAGGAGACACCATAGTAATGGGTTCGGATGGACTTTTTGATAATGTTTTCGACCATGAAATTGTTTCGAATCTGACAGGATACAAAGATGTTGCAGAGGCTG CAAAGGCATTAGCTAATTTGGCAAGCAATCATTCCCTGGATGCGAAGTTTGATTCTCCCTACATCATTGAGGCCAGAGCCAGA GGTTTTGAAGCTCCTTTTTGgaagaaaatacttggaatgAAGCTTACAG GTGGAAAGCCAGATGATATCACTGTGGTGGTTGGTCAGGTTGTGAGCTTATGA
- the LOC112165692 gene encoding probable protein phosphatase 2C 26 isoform X1 → MAVPIFRASVPKSHPLIHSLFSTSFTDETLKKRRMLVSCAPSATKPVREELSFCVGTHLIPHPSKVEKGGEDAFFVSTYNGGVIAVADGVSGWAEQKVDPSLFPKELMAYASSFVEDVEQVNDNPQVLIGKAHAATSSIGSATVIVAMLERNGILKIANVGDCGLRVIREGKVYFSTSPQEHYFDCPFQLSSQAFGQTYRDAVVSSVELVEGDTIVMGSDGLFDNVFDHEIVSNLTGYKDVAEAAKALANLASNHSLDAKFDSPYIIEARARGFEAPFWKKILGMKLTGGKPDDITVVVGQVVSL, encoded by the exons ATGGCAGTTCCCATTTTCAGGGCGTCAGTTCCCAAGTCTCACCCACTCATTCACTCCCTTTTTTCTACTTCATTTACTGATGAAACTTTAAAGAAGAGAAGGATGTTAGTCTCTTGTGCTCCATCAGCAACCAAGCCAGTTCG GGAAGAGCTGTCTTTCTGTGTTGGAACCCATCTTATTCCACACCCCAGCAAG GTTGAAAAAGGAGGAGAAGATGCCTTCTTTGTGAGCACCTACAATGGGGGAGTTATTGCTGTTGCTGATGGTGTCTCTGG TTGGGCTGAACAGAAGGTGGATCCTTCATTGTTTCCTAAAGAATTGATGGCCTATGCTTCATCTTTTGTGGAAGATGTGGAG CAGGTGAACGATAATCCTCAGGTTCTGATAGGAAAAGCACATGCTGCTACCTCCTCTATAGGTTCTGCTACCGT GATTGTTGCCATGCTCGAGAGGAATGGAATTCTGAAGATTGCCAATGTCGGGGATTGTGGACTTAGGGTTATTCGTGAAG GTAAAGTATATTTTTCTACATCACCACAGGAACATTATTTTGATTGTCCCTTCCAACTTAGTTCACAAGCTTTCGGCCAAACTTACCGTGATGCAGTG GTTAGCAGTGTTGAGTTGGTAGAAGGAGACACCATAGTAATGGGTTCGGATGGACTTTTTGATAATGTTTTCGACCATGAAATTGTTTCGAATCTGACAGGATACAAAGATGTTGCAGAGGCTG CAAAGGCATTAGCTAATTTGGCAAGCAATCATTCCCTGGATGCGAAGTTTGATTCTCCCTACATCATTGAGGCCAGAGCCAGA GGTTTTGAAGCTCCTTTTTGgaagaaaatacttggaatgAAGCTTACAG GTGGAAAGCCAGATGATATCACTGTGGTGGTTGGTCAGGTTGTGAGCTTATGA
- the LOC112165188 gene encoding malonyl CoA-acyl carrier protein transacylase, translated as MRTLLSLHHHPLSLRTSLAAMSAASLAVSPISLNFSGLRNGTARPVLGVRNLGRSRVSMSVSVGSSPAVIDDALFADYKPTNAFLFPGQGAQALGMGKEAQSVPAAAELYKKANDILGFDLLDVCINGPKEKLDSTVISQPALYVTSLAAVELLRARDGGQQIIDSVDVTCGLSLGEYTALAFAGSFSFEDGLKLVKLRGEAMQEAADAAKGAMVSVIGLDSDKVQQLCDAANEEVDDKDKVQIANYLCTGNYAVSGGVKGVEALEAKAKSFKARMTVRLAVAGAFHTRFMDPAVSRLEAKLAATQIRTPKIPVISNVDAQPHSDPEVIKKILARQVTSPVQWETTVKTLLSKGLKKSYELGPGKVIAGIVKRMDRGAEIENIGA; from the exons ATGCGCACCCTTCTTAGCCTGCACCACCACCCTCTTAGCCTGCGCACCTCACTCGCCGCCATGTCCGCCGCCTCGCTCGCCGTCTCCCCCATTTCTCTCAACTTTTCAGGGCTCCGAAATGGCACCGCCCGCCCCGTCCTCGGGGTCCGGAACCTCGGCCGATCTAGGGTTTCCATGAGCGTCTCCGTCGGATCATCGCCGGCTGTAATCGACGACGCCTTGTTCGCCGATTACAAGCCCACCAATGCTTTCCTCTTCCCCGGCCAA GGTGCACAAGCACTTGGAATGGGAAAGGAAGCTCAGAGTGTACCGGCAGCTGCAGAGTTGTACAAGAAAGCAAACGATATTTTAGG GTTTGATCTTTTAGATGTTTGTATCAATGGACCGAAAGAGAAGCTTGATTCTACTGTTATAAGCCAG CCAGCTCTTTATGTCACAAGTCTAGCTGCTGTTGAGTTGCTTCGTGCACGTGATGGAGGTCAGCAGATCATTGATTCTGTTGATGTTACATGTGGTCTAAGTTTGGGAGAATATACTGCTCTGGCATTTGCTGGTTCATTTAG CTTCGAGGATGGGCTCAAGCTGGTTAAACTGAGGGGAGAAGCTATGCAG GAAGCTGCTGATGCTGCCAAAGGTGCCATGGTCAGTGTCATAGGGTTAGATTCAGACAAGGTTCAACAGTTGTGTGATGCAGCCAATGAAGAAGTTGATGACAAAGACAAAGTTCAAATTGCAAATTACCTATGTACT GGAAACTATGCTGTGTCTGGAGGTGTGAAAGGAGTGGAAGCACTAGAAGCCAAGGCAAAGTCATTCAAGGCCCGAATGACG GTGCGTCTAGCTGTTGCTGGTGCTTTCCACACTAGATTTATGGACCCAGCTGTATCAAGATTGGAAGCAAAATTGGCTGCAACACAGATTAGAACTCCAAAAATACCAGTAATCTCCAACGTTGATGCACAGCCACATTCGGACCCTGAagtgattaagaaaatattggcTCGCCAG GTGACTTCCCCTGTTCAATGGGAAACAACAGTCAAGACTCTCCTTTCCAAGGGGCTGAAGAAGAGTTATGAATTGGGACCTGGAAAG GTCATTGCTGGCATTGTGAAGAGAATGGATAGAGGCGCCGAAATTGAGAACATTGGAGCTTGA
- the LOC112165189 gene encoding uncharacterized protein LOC112165189, translating into MNATSPNDFMEAVENHSGSDSDTNIDDDDDAADEYYQPVSAVDSEDDEENHHLQNDAVVVSHSQLLPNGVIVNQAQRGVSSLRLNDDVEGDNGSSSEEEEDVIGVGSDSAITRAIREDESRRHAPLTPETATRVMEAMRGISFAGVAPDWADRIPEENWIDRLRRLRQSPQS; encoded by the exons ATGAACGCTACCTCTCCTAACGATTTCATGGAAG CCGTAGagaatcacagcggaagcgatTCCGACACCAAcatcgacgacgacgacgatgcCGCCGACGAGTACTACCAGCCAGTCTCCGCCGTCGATTCCGAAGACGACGAGGAGAATCACCATCTCCAAAACGACGCCGTTGTTGTTTCCCACTCGCAGCTGCTCCCCAACGGCGTGATTGTGAACCAGGCGCAGAGGGGAGTGTCGTCGCTGAGATTAAACGACGACGTCGAGGGTGATAATGGCAGTAgcagcgaagaagaagaagatgtgatTGGAGTGGGTTCTGATTCGGCGATCACGAGGGCGATCAGAGAAGACGAGAGTCGCCGGCACGCGCCGTTGACGCCGGAGACTGCGACGAGGGTTATGGAGGCGATGAGAGGGATTTCGTTCGCCGGAGTGGCTCCGGATTGGGCCGATCGGATCCCTGAAGAAAACTGGATCGATCGGCTTCGCCGGCTCCGACAGTCACCCCAGAGTTAA
- the LOC112165692 gene encoding probable protein phosphatase 2C 26 isoform X3 produces MAVPIFRASVPKSHPLIHSLFSTSFTDETLKKRRMLVSCAPSATKPVREELSFCVGTHLIPHPSKVEKGGEDAFFVSTYNGGVIAVADGVSGWAEQKVDPSLFPKELMAYASSFVEDVEQVNDNPQVLIGKAHAATSSIGSATVIVAMLERNGILKIANVGDCGLRVIREVVSSVELVEGDTIVMGSDGLFDNVFDHEIVSNLTGYKDVAEAAKALANLASNHSLDAKFDSPYIIEARARGFEAPFWKKILGMKLTGGKPDDITVVVGQVVSL; encoded by the exons ATGGCAGTTCCCATTTTCAGGGCGTCAGTTCCCAAGTCTCACCCACTCATTCACTCCCTTTTTTCTACTTCATTTACTGATGAAACTTTAAAGAAGAGAAGGATGTTAGTCTCTTGTGCTCCATCAGCAACCAAGCCAGTTCG GGAAGAGCTGTCTTTCTGTGTTGGAACCCATCTTATTCCACACCCCAGCAAG GTTGAAAAAGGAGGAGAAGATGCCTTCTTTGTGAGCACCTACAATGGGGGAGTTATTGCTGTTGCTGATGGTGTCTCTGG TTGGGCTGAACAGAAGGTGGATCCTTCATTGTTTCCTAAAGAATTGATGGCCTATGCTTCATCTTTTGTGGAAGATGTGGAG CAGGTGAACGATAATCCTCAGGTTCTGATAGGAAAAGCACATGCTGCTACCTCCTCTATAGGTTCTGCTACCGT GATTGTTGCCATGCTCGAGAGGAATGGAATTCTGAAGATTGCCAATGTCGGGGATTGTGGACTTAGGGTTATTCGTGAAG TG GTTAGCAGTGTTGAGTTGGTAGAAGGAGACACCATAGTAATGGGTTCGGATGGACTTTTTGATAATGTTTTCGACCATGAAATTGTTTCGAATCTGACAGGATACAAAGATGTTGCAGAGGCTG CAAAGGCATTAGCTAATTTGGCAAGCAATCATTCCCTGGATGCGAAGTTTGATTCTCCCTACATCATTGAGGCCAGAGCCAGA GGTTTTGAAGCTCCTTTTTGgaagaaaatacttggaatgAAGCTTACAG GTGGAAAGCCAGATGATATCACTGTGGTGGTTGGTCAGGTTGTGAGCTTATGA
- the LOC112165691 gene encoding mitoferrin — translation MATDAKPKFQNPDFRPIPQQPTDYGPPDLAAASSHDGLHFWQFMIAGSIAGMVEHMAMFPVDTVKTHMQALGSCPIKSVGIRQALGSIMKIEGPAGLYRGIAAMGLGAGPAHAVYFSVYEISKKYFSGGNPNNSAAHAVSGVFATVASDTVLTPMDMVKQRLQLGNSPLYKGVWDCVKKVFREDGIRAFYASYRTTVLMNAPFTAVHFATYEAVKKGLMEISPEHADEERLIVHATAGAAAGGLASVVTTPLDVVKTQLQCQGICGCDRFKSGSIGDVVRTILRKDGYRGLVRGWAPRMLFHAPAAAICWSTYEASKTFFQELNGGGSNSGTVT, via the exons ATGGCCACAGACGCAAAGCCCAAGTTCCAAAACCCGGACTTCCGCCCGATTCCGCAGCAGCCCACCGACTACGGCCCACCGGACCTCGCCGCTGCCTCCTCCCACGACGGCCTACACTTCTGGCAGTTCATGATCGCCGGTTCAATCGCCGGCATGGTCGAGCACATGGCTATGTTCCCCGTCGATACCGTCAAAACCCATATGCAAGCTCTCGGGTCCTGCCCGATCAAGTCGGTCGGAATCCGGCAGGCCCTCGGCTCCATTATGAAGATCGAGGGCCCCGCCGGGCTCTACCGCGGCATTGCCGCCATGGGCCTCGGCGCCGGCCCGGCCCACGCCGTCTACTTCTCGGTCTACGAAATCTCCAAGAAGTATTTTTCCGGCGGGAATCCCAACAACTCCGCCGCCCACGCCGTCTCCGGAGTCTTCGCGACGGTTGCGAGCGACACCGTTTTGACGCCGATGGATATGGTGAAGCAGAGGCTGCAGCTGGGGAATAGCCCCCTCTACAAGGGTGTGTGGGATTGTGTGAAGAAGGTGTTTAGGGAAGATGGGATTAGAGCCTTTTACGCTAGTTATAGGACTACTGTGTTGATGAATGCGCCGTTCACGGCGGTGCATTTCGCCACGTATGAGGCGGTGAAGAAGGGGTTGATGGAGATATCGCCGGAGCATGCGGATGAGGAGAGGCTGATTGTTCATGCTACTGCTggtgctgcagctggaggattGGCCTCAGTGGTCACCACGCCGCTTGATGTGGTCAAAACTCAATTACAGTGTCAG GGCATTTGTGGGTGTGACAGATTTAAAAGTGGTTCGATTGGAGATGTTGTTCGAACAATACTGAGAAAGGATGGATATAGAGGGCTTGTGAGAGGATGGGCACCGAGAATGCTGTTCCATGCCCCTGCTGCTGCTATCTGCTGGTCAACATATGAGGCTTCGAAGACCTTCTTCCAAGAACTCAATGGTGGTGGTAGTAACAGTGGCACTGTAACCTGA